In one window of Microbispora sp. ZYX-F-249 DNA:
- a CDS encoding sigma factor-like helix-turn-helix DNA-binding protein, giving the protein MPPSDLDKIAAIDDPYLLLRVATERLNAAQQEVTELARLRRRIIQELHARGMSYAQIAEKAGLSRGRIHQIRHTGPAPEGAFLGVGTVTVVTPLRHDAATGRSMVALDDMRAGKRLEDLARTFGLTVATDNVTIDGQIDLNRPGLLVICGPRMSDAMRQAYDADPVIRWDRDDTGWKLLDTRTGREYRSGSQLDPQQPTDSAFLGRLPRPDGNGSFLAIAGIHPNGSLGVIHLLASEIATLWGQVGDRRFSCVVGVEYDPQTGEPVRAELASPLYRHEDT; this is encoded by the coding sequence GTGCCACCGAGCGACCTGGACAAAATCGCCGCGATCGACGATCCCTACCTGCTGCTCCGGGTCGCCACCGAACGACTCAACGCCGCCCAGCAAGAAGTCACCGAACTGGCCCGGCTCCGCCGCCGCATCATCCAGGAACTTCACGCCCGGGGCATGTCGTATGCGCAGATCGCCGAGAAGGCCGGGCTGTCCCGCGGGCGTATCCACCAGATCCGCCACACCGGCCCCGCCCCCGAAGGCGCGTTCCTCGGCGTCGGAACCGTCACCGTCGTGACCCCGCTACGGCACGACGCAGCGACCGGCCGCTCCATGGTCGCCCTGGACGACATGCGCGCCGGCAAGCGCCTGGAAGACCTCGCCCGGACCTTCGGCCTGACCGTCGCAACCGACAACGTCACCATCGACGGGCAGATCGACCTCAACCGGCCCGGCCTGCTCGTCATCTGCGGCCCCCGCATGTCCGACGCCATGCGCCAGGCGTACGACGCCGACCCGGTCATCCGCTGGGACCGCGACGACACCGGCTGGAAGCTCCTCGACACCCGCACCGGGCGCGAGTACCGCTCCGGCTCCCAGCTCGACCCTCAGCAGCCCACCGACTCGGCCTTCCTCGGCCGACTGCCCCGCCCGGACGGCAACGGCTCGTTCCTGGCCATCGCCGGTATCCACCCCAACGGCTCCCTCGGCGTCATCCACCTACTCGCCAGCGAGATCGCCACCTTGTGGGGGCAGGTCGGCGACCGCCGCTTCTCCTGCGTAGTCGGCGTCGAATACGACCCGCAAACCGGGGAACCAGTGCGGGCGGAACTGGCCAGCCCGCTCTACCGGCACGAGGACACCTGA
- a CDS encoding AAA family ATPase, producing MLRLRHLRIQVFTDGPVCGTEISFTDGLNVLRADNSSGKSTCLQAIIYALGLEGMLSAKRDIPLPHAMTDTIEVEGQEYRVRESWVALEIENANAEIMTVRRAVKSADRDSALIETFGGPVLTERMPSTGRDFFVRRPGAAQRESGFHYELARFIGWNLPQVARMDGSEVPLYLECLFPFFFVEQKHGWSGVQARIPTYFMIRDVSRRAAEFILALEEYQAVLQRQRLESAAGIMESEWKQVVSDLTALAKASSVVIRGLPTRPSANISEVAAEAVVHNSGAWLSLEQEIDSLSSAYESLEDEVPSVGEDAPELEIQLTQSQEELTALTALTADALQELGDATGRRDSIELRVSSLEEDLQRHRDAALLRRLGSRHAAVIAGDSVCPTCQQSLPDGFEVTHHPMSPEENIRFIEQELRTFRAIRDDLYRLIDVQETKLDRLRSQSSEIRRRIRALKDSLTSANSQPSVAAITEKLRLSERIETLTKIRDDIADTTAELRSRAAAWATNRESLRALVNRPRSSSDTEKVDFLEASLVDQLRRYHFHSLPPQSIEVSRETYRPTHEGFDLGFDLSASDMIRVIWAYLLAFLEASMRYNTNHARLLVFDEPRQQETNRLSFAALLNRAATDGASGAQIIFATSEEELDLRAMLKGLPHSLVSVPPRTKLIRPV from the coding sequence ATGCTTAGACTCCGCCACCTGCGGATCCAGGTATTCACCGATGGGCCCGTATGCGGTACCGAAATCTCTTTCACAGATGGCCTCAATGTCCTGCGCGCAGATAACTCAAGCGGCAAGTCTACGTGCTTGCAAGCGATCATATACGCACTTGGGCTTGAAGGAATGCTCAGCGCAAAGCGTGACATACCTTTGCCTCATGCAATGACGGACACTATTGAGGTAGAGGGGCAAGAGTATCGCGTACGAGAGTCTTGGGTCGCTTTAGAGATTGAGAACGCCAATGCCGAGATCATGACGGTGAGACGCGCCGTAAAAAGCGCCGACAGAGATTCCGCTCTTATCGAAACATTTGGCGGGCCAGTACTCACTGAACGCATGCCCTCTACAGGACGCGACTTCTTCGTTCGCCGCCCCGGCGCTGCTCAGAGGGAGAGCGGGTTTCACTACGAATTAGCACGGTTCATCGGTTGGAATCTCCCTCAGGTCGCGAGGATGGACGGCAGCGAAGTGCCGCTCTATCTAGAATGTTTGTTTCCATTCTTTTTCGTGGAGCAGAAGCACGGTTGGTCAGGTGTGCAGGCGAGAATACCAACGTACTTTATGATTCGTGACGTAAGCCGACGTGCAGCAGAGTTCATCCTGGCTCTAGAGGAGTACCAAGCGGTTCTGCAGCGCCAAAGATTGGAATCCGCTGCCGGCATCATGGAGAGCGAATGGAAGCAAGTTGTTAGCGACTTAACGGCTCTCGCAAAGGCTTCTTCAGTAGTCATTCGTGGGCTTCCTACGAGGCCGTCCGCGAACATCTCAGAGGTGGCTGCGGAAGCTGTAGTCCACAACTCCGGCGCTTGGCTGAGCCTTGAGCAGGAGATTGATTCCTTGTCGTCCGCCTACGAGTCCCTAGAAGATGAAGTACCTAGCGTTGGAGAGGACGCGCCTGAGCTCGAAATACAGCTCACTCAGAGCCAGGAAGAATTAACTGCGCTTACTGCACTTACCGCGGACGCCCTTCAGGAATTAGGGGACGCGACAGGACGAAGAGACAGTATTGAACTCAGGGTGTCCTCTTTGGAGGAAGATCTTCAGCGCCATAGAGATGCCGCTCTGCTTCGGCGGTTGGGATCGAGACACGCTGCGGTGATAGCTGGAGATTCAGTTTGCCCCACGTGCCAGCAGAGCTTGCCGGACGGCTTCGAAGTGACCCATCACCCGATGTCGCCTGAGGAGAACATAAGGTTTATCGAGCAAGAACTTCGAACTTTTCGAGCTATCAGGGACGATTTGTATCGACTGATCGACGTACAAGAGACCAAACTCGACAGATTGCGCTCGCAGAGTTCGGAGATCAGAAGGCGTATCCGGGCCCTGAAAGATTCCCTTACATCCGCTAATTCGCAGCCTTCCGTCGCGGCCATTACGGAGAAACTTCGGCTTTCCGAGCGTATCGAGACTCTAACCAAGATACGCGACGATATCGCCGATACAACAGCAGAACTGCGATCTAGAGCGGCGGCCTGGGCGACCAACCGGGAATCTCTTCGAGCACTTGTCAACAGGCCGCGCTCATCGTCGGATACCGAGAAGGTCGACTTCCTAGAGGCCTCTCTCGTGGATCAGCTAAGAAGATATCATTTCCATTCCCTACCTCCTCAGTCAATTGAGGTGTCCCGGGAAACGTATCGTCCTACACATGAAGGCTTTGACCTGGGTTTCGACTTATCCGCAAGCGACATGATTCGGGTCATCTGGGCGTATCTCTTAGCTTTCCTTGAAGCTAGCATGCGGTACAACACCAACCATGCGCGCCTACTGGTGTTCGATGAGCCCCGTCAGCAAGAGACGAACCGACTGAGCTTCGCGGCACTGCTAAATAGGGCAGCTACCGATGGAGCCTCTGGGGCGCAGATAATTTTCGCTACAAGCGAGGAGGAACTTGATCTCCGCGCCATGCTGAAGGGCCTACCCCACTCTTTAGTCTCTGTGCCGCCAAGAACTAAACTGATACGACCCGTCTGA
- a CDS encoding tyrosine-type recombinase/integrase — protein sequence MLPILREHKKRQDAERAEAGELWEDHDLLFPTRRGRPMERSEDYKMCKALLRQAGVREARLHDARHTAGTLLVEQGVHIRVVQEILGHARVTTTERYTHIASPQVKDASERMGAALWGED from the coding sequence TTGCTTCCGATCCTGCGCGAGCACAAGAAGCGCCAGGACGCCGAACGGGCGGAGGCCGGTGAGCTCTGGGAGGATCACGACCTTCTCTTCCCCACCCGCCGGGGCCGGCCGATGGAGCGCAGCGAGGACTACAAGATGTGTAAGGCGCTCCTCCGCCAGGCCGGGGTCAGGGAGGCCCGCCTCCACGACGCGCGGCATACGGCCGGGACACTCCTCGTCGAGCAGGGCGTCCACATCCGGGTCGTGCAGGAGATCCTCGGCCACGCCCGCGTCACGACGACAGAGCGTTACACCCACATCGCCAGTCCCCAGGTGAAGGACGCCAGCGAGCGCATGGGGGCGGCCCTGTGGGGCGAGGACTAA
- a CDS encoding ATP-binding protein — translation MPPWRLSRHFLGRPASVTEARRFITATLGNWHVVESAELIVSELATNAVRHTASARFGGKFTVSIQAEPDQIWLGVTDEGGPSLPRLVRPSEDEGGRGLLLVASLADNWGVYGSQAGRTVWALLKVDPIAAAAQATSRS, via the coding sequence ATGCCCCCATGGCGCCTGTCCCGGCACTTCCTCGGCCGTCCCGCCTCGGTCACCGAAGCCCGCCGCTTCATCACCGCCACCCTCGGCAACTGGCATGTCGTCGAGTCGGCCGAGCTCATCGTGAGCGAACTGGCGACCAACGCCGTCCGGCACACCGCCTCGGCCCGGTTCGGCGGCAAGTTCACCGTCAGCATCCAGGCCGAACCCGATCAGATCTGGCTCGGCGTCACCGACGAAGGCGGCCCCAGCCTTCCCCGGCTCGTACGGCCCAGTGAGGACGAGGGCGGCCGCGGCTTGTTGCTGGTCGCCTCCCTGGCCGACAACTGGGGCGTGTACGGCAGCCAGGCCGGCCGTACCGTCTGGGCGCTGCTCAAGGTCGACCCGATTGCAGCCGCCGCACAGGCGACGTCCCGGTCATGA
- a CDS encoding helix-turn-helix domain-containing protein — protein sequence MLRRLRKDAGLTGKDLAQRAGVAQPTISRMETGRLLPTPETVERVAVALDLGQDARRELDTLLLRLREEVSQLKSGLAGREAANAARVRSSKWLAVFSSAMIPALLQTAEYARLAVSIGRDVDEDEAAKAAAVRVDAQALLFEESRRFAFVLTESAVRTWPGSPSLMLAQLDRLAQVSTLPHVRLGVVPWRTEAPAFPLHGFTVFDGSVSVVESLTGDLTLTEAAEIGAHEEAFEAFAGAAVYGDDLRALLSEIASDFRELAKQLDD from the coding sequence TTGCTGCGGCGGCTGCGCAAGGATGCGGGGCTGACTGGTAAGGACTTGGCACAGCGGGCCGGGGTGGCGCAGCCGACGATTTCGCGGATGGAGACGGGGCGGCTGCTGCCGACGCCGGAGACAGTTGAGCGGGTGGCTGTAGCCCTCGACCTCGGCCAGGACGCGCGGCGGGAGTTGGACACGCTGCTCTTACGGCTGCGTGAGGAGGTGTCCCAGCTGAAGAGTGGGTTGGCTGGCCGGGAGGCGGCGAATGCTGCGAGGGTTCGGTCGTCCAAGTGGCTGGCGGTCTTCTCCTCGGCAATGATCCCGGCTCTGTTGCAGACGGCGGAGTATGCGCGGCTCGCGGTCTCCATCGGCCGGGATGTGGATGAGGACGAGGCGGCCAAAGCCGCCGCGGTGCGCGTGGATGCTCAAGCCTTGCTGTTCGAGGAGAGCCGGCGGTTCGCCTTCGTGCTGACCGAGAGTGCGGTGCGTACCTGGCCAGGGTCGCCCTCGCTAATGCTGGCCCAGCTCGACCGGTTGGCTCAGGTGTCGACACTTCCGCATGTCCGGCTCGGCGTCGTGCCGTGGAGGACAGAGGCTCCGGCCTTCCCACTCCACGGGTTCACCGTCTTCGATGGGTCCGTGAGTGTGGTGGAGAGCCTGACCGGTGATCTCACGCTGACGGAGGCGGCCGAGATCGGCGCTCATGAAGAGGCGTTCGAGGCGTTCGCGGGTGCGGCCGTGTACGGGGACGACCTGCGGGCGCTGCTGAGTGAGATCGCTTCGGACTTCCGGGAGCTGGCGAAGCAGCTCGACGACTGA
- a CDS encoding DUF7674 family protein gives MTYEDVVDRLVQDVPEFAPVWREHVADNGEVLPHVLFWHVTTLVLGAHERGDQKLVGRCLGFLERALQSTDVRVRELVGASFVYSVGPWDPAVRDFIGTWPPLLREQAARDGWQATEARNKSR, from the coding sequence ATGACGTACGAGGATGTGGTGGACCGCCTCGTGCAGGACGTTCCGGAGTTCGCTCCGGTTTGGCGGGAGCATGTAGCCGATAACGGAGAGGTCCTACCGCACGTGCTGTTTTGGCACGTCACAACGCTCGTCCTTGGCGCGCATGAGCGAGGAGACCAAAAGCTCGTCGGGCGTTGCCTCGGCTTCCTTGAGCGTGCTCTTCAGTCGACAGACGTCCGCGTGCGGGAACTGGTTGGAGCTTCCTTCGTGTACAGCGTTGGCCCGTGGGATCCGGCTGTTCGTGACTTCATCGGGACGTGGCCTCCGCTTCTGCGAGAGCAGGCAGCTCGTGATGGCTGGCAGGCAACGGAAGCGCGTAACAAATCCCGCTGA